A part of Leishmania panamensis strain MHOM/PA/94/PSC-1 chromosome 34 sequence genomic DNA contains:
- a CDS encoding fumarylacetoacetase, putative (TriTrypDB/GeneDB-style sysID: LpmP.34.2300) has translation MSSLAFTLRQTVVPVVTKLAKPLYFPVRRIYCAGPNYDSHAREMGGVINRTDPFFFVKPTDCLVTDFGNHTSPSATIDIRYPPVTESYHHEVELVVALGYPTGKAAAFSAASQDPGDTHYSNMKIEEAADIIYAYGVGLDMTRRDLQLMAKNNGRPWDLAKGADGSAVVSPLVLSRDLKEAHPEMFMSPDKDETGVVSSGSIFLQVNQNERQRSDLNCMACPIVELLAHLSKYVALKPGDLLFTGTPSGVSAVRRGDVIEAGIQGLGTLKVNVM, from the coding sequence ATGTCGTCTTTGGCCTTTACGCTTCGTCAAACGGTGGTGCCGGTGGTAACGAAACTCGCTAAGCCACTTTACTTCCCTGTGCGGCGCATCTACTGTGCCGGGCCGAACTACGACAGCCACGCACGGGAGATGGGCGGCGTCATTAACCGCACGGACCCGTTCTTTTTCGTGAAGCCGACAGACTGTCTTGTAACGGACTTTGGAAATCACACCTCCCCCAGCGCAACCATCGACATTCGCTATCCGCCAGTCACGGAGAGTTACCACCACGAGGTAGAGCTGGTCGTCGCATTGGGCTACCCAACTGGAAAAGCGGCGGCTTTCTCAGCAGCCTCGCAGGACCCCGGCGACACCCACTATTCCAACATGAAaatcgaggaggcggcggacaTCATCTACGCCTACGGCGTGGGGCTCGACATGACGCGAAGAGATCTGCAGCTGATGGCCAAGAACAACGGCAGGCCCTGGGATCTTGCCAAGGGCGCCGACGGCTCCGCTGTCGTCTCCCCACTTGTCCTCTCTCGTGACCTAAAGGAGGCGCATCCAGAGATGTTTATGTCCCCCGATAAGGATGAGACCGGTGTGGTGTCCAGCGGAAGCATTTTCCTTCAAGTGAACCAGAATGAGCGCCAGCGGAGTGACCTCAACTGTATGGCGTGCCCCATTGTGGAGCTGCTTGCACACTTATCCAAGTATGTTGCATTGAAGCCTGGCGATTTGCTCTTTACCGGGACCCCATCTGGGGTGAGTGCCGTCCGTCGTGGTGATGTGATTGAGGCTGGCATTCAGGGACTCGGTACGCTGAAGGTGAATGTTATGTAG